The following are encoded in a window of Arthrobacter woluwensis genomic DNA:
- a CDS encoding siderophore-interacting protein encodes MALTKHGWEGVVLKAFGAKDFQVRAHGSRWITEDYLRVDFTGRELLEAIGTHPTAWIRVWFPTGGRGHQRAYTLVDPDPASGTFSLEFAMHRGPAADWARDAAAGDVLDVTIQGSAFRLPDPAPRRVHAVGDAAAVPGLNTLLDALGETPAVVFLEQQHESDGGIPLRLRSQDSLVWIPREDDGRRFVAEVSAAWAAGDHALDPEQDFVWIASESSAFRHLSKELRSTHRMARDRVDALGYWRA; translated from the coding sequence CAAGCACGGCTGGGAGGGCGTGGTCCTCAAGGCCTTCGGCGCCAAGGACTTCCAGGTCAGGGCGCACGGCAGCCGCTGGATCACTGAGGACTACCTCCGGGTCGACTTCACGGGCCGCGAACTGCTGGAGGCCATCGGGACCCACCCCACCGCCTGGATCCGGGTCTGGTTCCCGACCGGAGGCCGCGGCCACCAGCGGGCATACACGCTCGTGGACCCCGACCCCGCGTCGGGCACGTTCAGCCTCGAATTCGCCATGCACCGTGGGCCTGCGGCCGATTGGGCGCGCGACGCCGCCGCGGGCGACGTCCTCGACGTCACCATCCAGGGCAGCGCCTTCCGCCTCCCGGACCCCGCGCCACGGCGCGTCCACGCGGTCGGGGACGCTGCGGCGGTCCCGGGCCTCAACACCCTCTTGGACGCCCTGGGGGAGACGCCCGCCGTCGTGTTCCTCGAGCAGCAGCATGAGAGCGACGGCGGCATCCCGCTCCGGCTTCGCTCGCAGGACAGCCTCGTCTGGATCCCACGGGAGGACGACGGGCGGCGCTTCGTCGCCGAGGTGAGCGCCGCCTGGGCTGCCGGCGACCACGCCCTCGACCCGGAACAGGATTTCGTGTGGATCGCGAGTGAAAGCTCCGCCTTCCGCCACCTGTCCAAGGAGTTGCGGTCCACCCACCGGATGGCGCGGGACCGCGTGGACGCCCTGGGCTACTGGCGCGCCTGA
- a CDS encoding MFS transporter produces the protein MSIAQHGPSGVAQEPTREVSPVWITGVVLVNLGINAAFFAPLQVLLGLQAAQLDPGQKEGILALVTGCGAAVSLVANPVFGAFSDRTTGRFGRRVPWVVGGAVVGALALVALAGVPDVALMTLAWCLVQAGCNGAYAAITAAIPDKVPTEQRATVGGLAAMGQTAGILLGAVIAAVVSGNLWLGYGLAALALVLGVVLFAFRSGDEPLPRDAVPPLNWGKFLLSFITPLASADFRWAWITRLLVNIGNHMITLYLLFFLTDAVHLQETQGIPAETGVLILTGLYAIFVIITSVIGGRISDRMGRRKPLVIISSAIIATSALILAFSPTWAGGLIGAAVLGIGFGAYLAVDFALITQVLPHAEERGKDLGVINIANSLPQVIAPAIAWPFVTLWGGYLSLYVAAAVIGLLGAVFVVRIKGVE, from the coding sequence ATGTCGATCGCCCAGCACGGCCCGTCGGGTGTGGCGCAGGAGCCCACCCGCGAGGTGAGCCCGGTCTGGATCACGGGTGTGGTCCTGGTCAACCTGGGCATCAACGCGGCCTTCTTCGCCCCGCTCCAGGTGCTGCTCGGATTGCAGGCCGCTCAGCTGGACCCGGGCCAGAAGGAAGGCATCCTCGCCCTGGTGACAGGCTGCGGTGCGGCCGTGTCCCTCGTGGCCAACCCCGTCTTCGGGGCGTTCAGTGACCGGACCACCGGGCGTTTCGGACGCCGCGTGCCGTGGGTGGTGGGCGGCGCGGTGGTCGGCGCCCTGGCTCTCGTGGCGCTCGCGGGGGTGCCCGACGTCGCCCTCATGACCCTGGCCTGGTGCCTGGTGCAGGCCGGCTGCAACGGCGCCTACGCCGCCATCACCGCCGCCATCCCGGACAAGGTCCCCACGGAGCAGCGCGCCACGGTCGGCGGACTCGCGGCGATGGGGCAGACGGCGGGCATCCTGCTGGGCGCCGTCATCGCGGCCGTGGTCAGCGGCAATCTGTGGCTCGGCTACGGACTGGCCGCCCTGGCGCTGGTGCTCGGGGTGGTCCTCTTCGCGTTCCGCTCAGGGGACGAGCCGCTCCCGCGCGACGCCGTCCCGCCCCTGAACTGGGGGAAGTTCCTGCTGAGCTTCATCACGCCGCTGGCCTCCGCCGATTTCCGCTGGGCCTGGATCACGCGCCTGCTGGTGAACATCGGCAACCATATGATCACGCTCTATCTGCTCTTCTTCCTCACGGACGCCGTGCACCTGCAGGAGACCCAGGGCATCCCCGCGGAGACCGGCGTGCTCATCCTGACGGGTCTCTACGCGATCTTCGTGATCATCACCAGCGTGATCGGCGGGCGGATCAGCGATCGGATGGGCCGGCGGAAACCGCTGGTCATCATCTCGTCCGCGATCATCGCCACCTCCGCTCTGATCCTGGCGTTCTCCCCGACCTGGGCGGGCGGCCTGATCGGCGCCGCGGTGCTCGGGATCGGCTTCGGCGCGTACCTCGCCGTCGACTTCGCGCTCATCACGCAGGTCCTGCCCCACGCCGAGGAGCGCGGCAAGGACCTGGGCGTCATCAACATCGCGAACTCGCTGCCGCAGGTCATCGCGCCGGCCATCGCCTGGCCGTTCGTGACGCTTTGGGGCGGGTATCTCTCCCTCTATGTCGCCGCCGCGGTGATCGGATTGCTGGGGGCGGTGTTCGTGGTGCGGATCAAGGGAGTGGAGTAG